The segment CATGGATATTAGGGGTGAAACAAAAAGCTAccatctgtttgtgtttatgtcacAGAAATATCTGTATTGATATCTGTATTTCTATGATACCAATGAGGGTCTAGcctatatgtatatacacatatgtTGTTAGAAATCGTCTGATCTGCGTCACTTTCTGCATTAAATCTCTGTCATTTATACTCCTCATAAATAGTGTATCTACATGTTTAGCCACCAAAATAATACTGTATTTATGTACCTGAATTAATgcagtgataaaatatatttaaatttatgTATAATGGTTTTAGAGCTTGGCTCATACTAGAGGCTAAAAGTGGGGAAATCCTGGTCTGCACTGCTTCTTTTTCAAATCTGTTTCTCATAAATTCCCTCAACCTTATGGAAGTGCAATATAGTAATATAGTAAAACACAGCAGTACCTTTAAATGAATTGTAATTAATAACTTGCAATCTACAAATTATTTGAAATTCCAAAAATACATTATAGACAGTATATCATCATTCTTGAAATCAATCTTTATGCTGACgatacatacttttactttagtactTTAGTATAGTGAACAGGAGACTTTAATTGTAATGGAGTAATTCTACATTTttgtattgctacttttacctAAGTAAAAGAAGATTTCTTCTACCACTGCCTATCGGAGATTTTGGACCAACGTGTTAGACAGCGCTCTCAGCACAGTTACTCAGACTTCAAGGAGGCCCTTGGTGACCCAACACATCACTAACTtgcttttatattgttttttttctttaacttgaTACCTGTCTATACCCTTTAATTGAGTGAATCAATCCAAATTTAATCACACTCACCTGTTTCCACAGAGTCAGAGTAGCTGGGTAAACTCTGACCAAAGGAGCTGGTTGCTGTGACACTGACTTCATAAGTGGAGCCGCAGGGAAGGCCGGTGATGTCACAGCTGTTTCTGCTGGTGGTGCAGGTGTGTTTGCCATCATCTCCCAATGCGCTCACAGTGTAAGTAGCAGCCCTGTTGTTTGCTGTCCAGCTGACACTGACGCAGGAGGAGTTTTTCGGATCCAGCATCAGATTCATCGGCATGCAGGGAGCTGATGGGGATGAAGGAAAGAAGTTTTAAAATGGCTGAGttcactgagtgtgtttgtacCTTTGAGGGTCTGACCTCAGGGGAGACAATGATGACAAGGCTGTTCAGGTCAATTATGAGATATTGTAAAATTGTTTTCTTACAATTAGTGTAGTTTCATTAAATAAACAAGCAATAACAGACTATTgactactatactatactactatATTCAACTAGTAATTTCTCATACTGGTTTAAAGTATGTTGTGAattgttcagtcattttttaactaatcctttaaaaaaaaaaaaaaaagtttaacagAATGTTTTTGTGCTTCTGTGTCTAACTCTTAACTTTGAATCGAATTTGAATATGCCCTATAAATAAGTTTCAGTCTTaagattttatgttttatgttaaatCTATGAACCAAAGTTGGCGACACTGTACAAGAGAGATGaacagaaaaaagtgaaaaatgtaaCAGGATATTTGCTGGatacatttatataatataCGAACAGAAGTTTTCTACCTGTGTTTTGGGTGTGAGCTCTGCATGAACGCTTGCATCCGCTATATTCATTGCAGGGTGTCACCACCACGCTGTAGGCACTGTCACAGCTGAGATCAGAGAGGGCACACACCGGTGCCGTGTCGTTACACAGGATGATCTCTGAACTGTCTGCAGCCCGAGTCTCATACAGATCTGCCCCCCGCGTGGCCGTCCACGTGATCTCCAGTGTATCAGTGCTCACCATGGAGACTGATACACCCTCTGGACAACAGGGCACTGAAAGACACAGGTGATACACAAGCAAATAGACATAAACATATATTGATCATAAGCAGGAAATTGAAGAAAATCAGTCTCATAACTCAACATCTTGAAACATGTCACCTCAGCTGCTACTTACAGGTGGTGTAGTTGAGAACTTGCCCTGGAGGACTGCAGCCAGCTTGGTTGTACGCGAACACAGACATAAAGTAAGTGTAGCCACACTCGCAGTGGTAGGTGCAGTTATTGCTGGTGGTGTTGTAGGTCTCCTCGCTGCCGTCACTTCTCTTGATGAAGGCCCCGTAGCTGTCGGCATGAGGCACCGTGTCCCATGTCAGCGTGCAGTTTCCTTCCGGTGACTCCTCGACAGCCAGAGACTCTGGTGGGCAGGGGACTAACAGAACGGGAGGGCAGTGAGTTCAATCACACTCATATACCGACAGGGCCTTTAGAGCACCCTAATGCTGTGTCACTTTATATCCATAACTGTTAATGTGGTCATGtactgtgtttttctgaagtTCTCTCCAGTAATCACAAACTAGTCATTTCCATTTTCAAATGTACTTGTACATTCTTACGTATAACAGACTAATGATTTTCTTCAATAAGATGATTAAGGGTGATAATAACTCTTGTAGCTTATTGTAGTGTATTTTTAAGTATGTGtattatttaattatagttaccattagttttaatttattaaattgATGGATACTGCAGCATGATTTGTCTTTTTAGATTTTCTTATATCTGTTATATTACTGTTACAGTCgcttacattttttattttttaagagaaTATGATGATGAAACTAACAGCTGTCTCATAGGCAAATCTTAAATATGCTACAAGTTGCTGCAGTCCTTAAAGGTGCAgaccttttttctctttcccttctgtgtctgtgcaggtttaaatgcagtttaaatcaaatttatttgTCTGCTTATGCGCCATAGATTTAATACCTCACAATTATAACACAGTAAAATCTAAATATCTGCAGTTGTGCTTCACCAAACCAGTTTACAGACTTGTCAAAACATTATTCCATAGCACATTATTTGCCCTCTTTTCCCCATTTGTTTGCAGCAGAGCAATTTCACTCAGGATGAATAAAGTTTAATCTTATATTAACTCTTGTGGTGTGCATTAACAGTAGAATAGTTAGTTCTCACACACTAAATTGAACTACAAAACACTCATTAAACTTTTCTTGTTATAAACCTATTATTTTACAATTAAATGCTAAATTTGGTTTTTGGTATAAGGCATGggtaatatgttaaaaaaatcttaTATAATGGTGTGTGtaattttttatgttatttgatATAATGTGATGTCATGAAATATATGGTAGTTCATAGAGAAAATAATCGGATGATAATGATGGCTAATCCATAATTAATGAAACATCTGACAAATCAAAGTACATCATCATATTGatacataaataaagtaaatccTCATTAAATGTAATACTGTTTTCATAAATAAGGCCTGCTTGGTAGAAACACCTCTattctatttcttttttctatatAAAACCAAAGTCAAAATCAGtatccagaaaaaaaacagtatcagccaatatatataaatgtgtgGATCTGATCACAATCAAATCTCTAATACTCACAGGTGACAAACACCACAGGGTTGGATGGCAAGCTGGGCCCGGCCGGGTTGCAGGCGGTGACCTGGATAGTGTGTACCTCTCCGCAGCCCACTGGCGACAGGGTGCAGGGGCTGGATGTGGAGTTACACGTGAGGTTCTGGTCACTCATCACATGGTACTCGATGTGTCCATAGACCTGCTGATCGAGTTCCCAGGATACAGAGAGTCCAGCCACACTGTTACTCATCACCAAAGAGACGCTGACAGAATATGGTGTTGGAGGTCCTGTTCAGACACAAGGAGAAAACATAAAGACACAGTTACCTTTTTAGATTAAGATTTTATAATAAGTTGATAAAATATGATATATTTCTGATGTAGTGCACGTCACTGCTCATATTTCTTCACTTCTACTTACGCACCTATGTGTAGAATGTATTTACAATTGTTACATCATTGCCCTGATGGCATAAgtctgaaggaaaaaaaatgagacAGTCCTGGCAAACTGGTCAGCCAAGTCATGCTTCATCTTACCACAAGGGGTCGTCAAAGTAGAgagaacttttacttgtaagGAAGTATTTTTCCAAtgttatgtaaatgttttaaatactaTTTCCATCACTTTCAGTCGGGTGCTTCAAAGCTCATGGAATTATTGCTCCTTTGCAAATATATGATTTCACTTTATATTTCACTGAGGTGGTGGTTTGGGtctctttcttttcctaacTACTAGGATTGGGATGTCAGAAGGTTTATAGGTTTCTGAGAAAGTGTTTCTGCTGTTCTCTCTGACAGGGTTCAGATATGTAACTGTATCTAGTTATTTgttattggtttttttttccacttttttaatgtataatatttttaaatgttatcataaAGGTAAACAGACTTTATAGCTACAGGTGTACGCATGTCGCTCTCCCCTATAGTATGTGATTACACAGCCATCCACAGAGTATATAAACAGTGTCTCTGTGCTTCCTTACTTGTCGTCTGGTTGAGGTACAGACTCATCTCCCCCTTTCGGCCCTCGGGGTCCCAGGCGACACCCTTGATGAAGTAGAGGGAGCCAGCATCCAGGCCAGAGATGGTCAAACTGGTGTCTGAGGTGTTGTGCTTCATGTCAGTGCTTGagccaagcttgtatatagttatgGAATATTGGACGGCATGAGCAACAGGAGCCCAGGATACAATGATGCTGTCGTTGctgggagaggaggtggagagctgaggaggaggaagaactgaggaagagaagaaagatTGACACGTTTTACATGTTTGCTGCAGACTGTACTTAAATACTTAAAGATGTTCGGGTTTTTTTGCTTTGATTGTTTGTGCAGAGGTgagtagtaactagttacatttactcagttacatttactcgAGTAACcttttggataaattgtacttttcagagtagttttaatgcaaaatactttttacttttacttgagttatattgttttaaagcaacaatgctcttacttgagtacaatatttggctactctacccacctctgagtacataattacatatatatatatatatatatatatgtaattatgtacagtatatataagaatatatttgtgtttcttgtgccttgatttatgtttgtaaagatttaatttatttttgttttagttaaaggagtatcgtttaaaatacatgaatttgcagattattatttttgattgattgattaagttcatgttcttattttacaaataaatcagacgttactcaacagttactcagtacttgagtagttttttcaccaaatactcttttactcttactcaagtaattatttggatgactactttttacttttacttgagtaatattgttctaaagtatcagtactcttacttgggtacaatatttggctactctacccacctctgtcTATGAGTCCCTCAGCTGCTCTTTAGGCACCTCCACTGTATGAAAATCAGTTTTTATGCTGTTTACAGGCTAGGTGAGCAACTGACCTCAGATGTGTGAAATTAAATGTGAAAACTTTTTTGTCCTTAGACCTTTGTTTCATCTCTTTTGTTTCCAACATGTGACTGAAAAGCTTTTTAAATTCATGTATATTATACTAAAGCTGGATCTCACATATTACATTTGTGTTATTAAATAAAATCAGAGATGAATAATGGCAAACATTGAACAAAAAACAGCGAAACTGCTTGAATGAAGTTTATTTGGCTCATGTGGATCAGATTTTCCCCCCCGAGATGGGGTGAGAGTTGACAGCTACGTTGTCAGGACGAGGTCAGCCCATTGTGTTTGACACAAAGGGGTCAGGTATAGTTACCATTGACACAAGAGGCCTTGAGGGGCTCTGAGGCATTTACTGGATAAGAAAAACCTGGATTTGCACAAACACTGAAGAtggtgtgtgtatacatataccCACAGTACTGTACTTAGTGGCTCTGCTGTGGGACAATGAGAAAGATCAAGTGACCTCTACAGGGCATGGGGGTTTATGAAGACAGGACACGCTGTTTCTCAATGAATGTGTGACTCATTTCTTCACGTAAATGAGCCCTTgggcatttttttccccacttattGCATTTATGAGGTTTTGTTCCCCAGCTGTGTAAGTGGAAACACATAAATCCAACATTTCTTAGAGAAATAATGAGACAAACAACAGTACCTGTTTTGGTGGTAATGGAAAGAGACGGCTGATTCCGGCCTCCATGGTTCATAGCCATGATTCTGAGCGTGTACTCAGTGTATGGTGTGAGGGATGTAATTTTAGCAGGGGAGGAGGACACTGTGTCTTCTCTGAAGAAGCCATTGCCGTTCTCAATTCGTATGATGTAATGAGTCGCCCCAGTCACCAAGCTGAACTCCACTATCAAGGTGCTGCTATCCTGGGACTTCACCGTATGGATGGGATCCATCATCTCAGGGGCTGAAAGAGTCACAGTCAGAACGGATCAGAGATGACATCCAAGAAGAGGACAATGCTgtaaaatttaaattcaaatagAAAGATTTTGGTAATGAGATGTGAAGAATGGCCTCTACCTTCTCAGCAATTGTTGGCTGTGAAAGCTACTTTTTTAGCTACAAATTTCAAGGATTAAGTGAAGGgaaacagcattttattttgtctcatcTTCCTGGGTACATTTGAGGAAACTACACACTGAATGTAATAATAAACAAATTCCTCTTAGATATTTTAATCACAATTAAGCGAGACTAAAAGTGACTCTGTGATCCTTTGTTCAGTGCACTTTTACAGCTGCCCATCATCAAAATaacatttaagtgtttatatttacattgtaGCATTAGTTATTACACTGGATtcactatttattttttcaggctGTTTTCTGTGTTGACAATGAATTAGTGTGCCTGAACACTGAAGCAGAAAACTGTGCtgtagacatttttttttttttcagacaaagtcaaacacatgcaaaaccaAAATAGTAAAgaactgcttgtttttttaaatgggaaaTGAAACAACAATTTAAACACTTAGTAACACAAGGTTTTGTTTAGTGCTTATACAGAACCTTGTGTTACTAAGTGTTTAAATATTACAGGTATATGGACACAAGTGTACCTCACCTGTGGATGACTCAATAACTGCAGTGCTCAGCGGCGTTTGGGAATTATCCAGAGCTTCAACTGTGAATGTATACATGACGTTCGGGGACAGAGAGTTGATAGAGCCCATCACTGTGTTGGGACCAAATGTGGCAAACGCAATGGGGTCGCTCGGTGAGCTTTGGGGGGCAACGGTGATCTTGTACGACCTGGCTCCAGAGTACCTGATCCATCTGAGAATCACAGTCTTGGATGTTGTTGAGAACACGGATACCTGGAGATCTAATGAGAGAGATGTAAGAAGTGGAAATCAGTATCAAACTTTTTTAGCACCCTGAGACATATGTTCTTTTTCATTCTcatatatgtaaatatgtgtaAACATGATAGAAGTGGATTTAtaataaaacatacagtaccTTGAGCTGCAGCCTGCAATATAAGatgaaaaaatactgttaaCAATATGTGTGTCCCTTTTCAAAAGAGTTTATGAACCTGAATTTGAAATGAGCTACAAAAAATGTTATTCCATTACCGTACCTGTGAGCACATGCCCAACGACACAAAAATCACCAGCCACTTGATAACTCCCATTCTTCACGCTTGTCTCTTAAAACACTCTTCTCACTGTTTCTCACACTTTGCTTctgttagatttttaaaactgaatCACTCTTCActgttttaccttttttttttaaacatatctgATGTCTGTGCTGGTTGAAATACCTGCCTTTGGTCCCTCCCACTGGAGACAAATATCCAGTCACAGGGAAGCAGAGAGATGCACCTTGGGGCAAGTTCAGGTTGGGCAGTATGAGAAGGAAACACCTTGTCAGCTATCGGCATGATATTCAATATTCAAGGATGTATAAGACACCACAGAATGCAGCATAGTTGTCTGAAAAAGTAGGTAGATTCCCACGAAGTTAAGGCCTCGAATTACTTCCTTTAACATTGAGGTGTGAGAACATTTTCTAAATTTCTAATTAGTATCATAATTATAGAAGGCTATTTCTGCCAGGATAGGAAAAATAGCTGAAAAGTTTGGAATAAAGACACTCAAATTTACAAGGTAGTAAGTCAAAATGGGGGTCCTAAGTTAAGACTTTTGACATGGCCCAATAAATAATATGAGATAGTAAGTAACACTCAAAGCATCACAGTTGTGACTTTCATAATATGAATTTAGTAAGTCTAAGGTTTAAATTATTATCTTATGTTTGATTTAATATGAAAGTTTTCTGACTAAGTCATCCCATTATTATGATTCGAGTCAAAATCCTGATTCATGATCTCATACTTTTTTCTTACTAACTCAATAATGACATAATATCTAataattttgacttaaaatgtaaaaaaaaccaaaaccattatgtcatatataaataaataaatgaatatggcAGCAGACACCTGAGAATGCAGAACAGGAGGATGAACCATCATGGAAGGACAAGCCTCTGCAGGGCATGTATCACCAACAGACTGAAGAAGTGGCCGACATCAAGAAatcctatctatctatctatctatctatctatctatctatctatctatctatctatctatctgcaccttatttttacagtctatgatctacactcacacccacacatgtatatatgtaaattatataataaattatgatatattaGCCTATAGGTTGTTCAATCAGCAgtataaaataattaaagttaGCTCCCTTTTTActagctgcaacattaaagtgatgtacaAAGTAATATCACTAAGCTAAATATATTCCATATATAAcatataaataatgtatttttctgaAATGGTGTTTTGTTTCTAATGAGTAGCCTTCTATTAATTTTGATAGGCTActttaactatttttttttagttacttAGGTAAGACTtagaatgcaggacttttacttagtttagtttattagttTGTTTAACAGGGGCCATGCACAACACAACTGTTGAGCCAGATTTAGCTCTATGACAAATTTccatctaataataataatttgcatCTGCGGTACCTGGGcaggaaaatataaaaagacaaaacagtaCAATACAATACCTGTAACTCATTATTTAGACGATGGTCACGAGTACTTCAAAAACTACAGCAGCGCTCCGTCGCACACTTGTTGACGCGGGTGACGTCAGAGTGTGAGGACACGGGACAGGAAGAGGcgcagagggaaaaaaaaccaaaatggCAACGAGCGCAGAACACGGGCTGAAAAGAATAGTTTGGAAAAGTAAGTCCACCCTAACAGCATAGTGTTTATCGTGCATGTGAAAAAGCGTAACACTTCGTATTCATAACTTAAAAGGCTATGAAGtatgtgctgtttttattcactgttttttGCTTTGTGACTTAACATGACAGTTGACGGCTAAGTTTCATTCTGCTGTTTATCGCAACGGAAGTTTAAATACTTGACTTAAGGGAGACTCGATAACACTTGGCACCCTTGTTTATCACAAGTTAACTGACATTgacttgttttatttcacttttggAGAGTAACGTTAGTCGGAGACAGTGAGGTCACTGGCGATCGTCTGGAGCCCCACCTCATATTTCAGCAGGCTAACGTTAACACAACACTGTCCTAAATAgattaagctaacgttaaccgACACAAACCTAACATCAGCTTGTcgcagtttgttttctttccggtcaaatgtttgtgtttcccGCAGCGCTGTCACCCTTGGTTGGGTTGGGTTATGGTTAAGATGTCGCACAGATGACTGTTTGGGGTTGGGCTGAGGTTAACAGAAGGAAAATCATAACAATACACTCCGTTGTCGGTTTATTAGACAGCGACACATGAAGCTAACATTAATCCAGTCTAATTCAAAACGTTATATAATGAATGTCACATTTAGTTTTTATGTtgaggtgttgattcaactttaTACACTGCAAATCACACTTTTATTACTGCAAAGGTGAATTGACAGCTTTTGCAAACTGAACATAGTCTCTTTATGAGGGTAACATTAGGATGTACTGCAGGGTTGTTAGCCTATATTCAGTCCTGGGTGAACTACTTAGATCCTTTACTGAAATACAAGTCCTAATACCACCAAATAATCCACTACAAATCCTGCATTTAAAACCTGGCTTAGGCTATataagtattatcagcaaaatgtaagtttgaaaagtaaaagtactcattctgcagaaaaaaaaatgtctctgcCACTGTTTTACCATTATGATGTTATTGgattaatattactgctgcatgactgttaatgatgcattttaatgttttagatGTTTATagttgtaataataataataataataataataataataatacgtTTTATTTAAAGGCGCCTTTCAGGGCATTAAAGGTCACCTTACAGAACAAGTAACAGACAACTAAATTTAAAAGGGCTAAAAGACACATCAAACATTAACACAGTAAAATGTGAAATCTACAGCAGGGCAATGGCAATTAAATAGAATAGGCCTGTTTAAAAAGGTGGGTTTTCAGGCGGGATTTGAAAATGGATTATGAGTCAATGTTCCTGATGTTCCTTAACCTGATGGGAGGGGGAAACAGAGGAGTTGTCAATGGGGATGGTGAAACTGGGAGTGTTAGTGAGAGTGGATTTAGAGCCAACGAGGAGAACCTTGGTTTTGTCACTGTTGAGTTTTAGGAGATTTGAAGAAAACCACAATTTGATTTCCTGTAAACAgtcacagagggaggagggtgggAAGGTGGAGGTGGGTTTGGTGGAAAGGTAGAGCTGAGTGTCGTCCGGGTAACAGTGGAAATGGTTATTGTATTTATGGAATATATGACCAAGAGGGAGGAGATAGATGATAAACAGGACTGGACCGAGGACAGAGCCTTGGGGAACacctgaggagagaggagatggtTGGGATGTGAAGGTTTTCAACTGAATGAACATAATGCGGCCAGGGAGATGGGATTTGAACAAGTCCAGGGGTGTGTCAGATATACCAATTGATGCTAGCCTGTCAATGAGGATAGTTGTGCTAATTTTAACTCCTGCATATACTGCTGGGTACTAGTTTAATCTAAATGAATGCATCATATGCTAAAAGATCATTGTATGTTTTTAGGGTCGCTGTATTGTGAGAACCACATATCTCTCAAAAGTCAGCTTTTCATGGTGTCAGATAAACAGCACGGTTTTCAGCTTTGTATCGATGCATTTTCCAACTGATCCAAGAAGGTTTTCACAGTTTATATAGCTTAAGAAGTAGAAGAATGTTCTCAACCCATAAAGGAACATTTTATCCTTCaatttatcacaaacattcaatgttatcaaaacatctgaagatgtgttgttttcatttgaCACAAAGGGGATGGCAAAACTGTAATCTCTAAAGTAAATAAAGCtctcagacaaatgtagtggtgttaaaggtatactactTGTTTCTGAggtgtagtggagtagaagtatgagATTGCATAACATTGAGATgttcaagtaaagtacaagcacATTAAAGTGGCCtgttgtacttgagtaaatgtacttcgtTACATTCCACCACAGGTGATTAAACTGCGGAGGATTTACTCAGGTGTACCCAATAAGGTGTAATTAAATGAAGAGACAGACACTTCAACTGTCAAAGTTTTTACAATCTTTACTTTATTTCATAATGCAGAGAGTGTAATCAGAattacttacacacacacacacacacactcca is part of the Epinephelus moara isolate mb chromosome 10, YSFRI_EMoa_1.0, whole genome shotgun sequence genome and harbors:
- the LOC126397274 gene encoding fibronectin type III domain-containing protein 7-like; the encoded protein is MGSINSLSPNVMYTFTVEALDNSQTPLSTAVIESSTAPEMMDPIHTVKSQDSSTLIVEFSLVTGATHYIIRIENGNGFFREDTVSSSPAKITSLTPYTEYTLRIMAMNHGGRNQPSLSITTKTVLPPPQLSTSSPSNDSIIVSWAPVAHAVQYSITIYKLGSSTDMKHNTSDTSLTISGLDAGSLYFIKGVAWDPEGRKGEMSLYLNQTTRPPTPYSVSVSLVMSNSVAGLSVSWELDQQVYGHIEYHVMSDQNLTCNSTSSPCTLSPVGCGEVHTIQVTACNPAGPSLPSNPVVFVTFPCPPESLAVEESPEGNCTLTWDTVPHADSYGAFIKRSDGSEETYNTTSNNCTYHCECGYTYFMSVFAYNQAGCSPPGQVLNYTTLPCCPEGVSVSMVSTDTLEITWTATRGADLYETRAADSSEIILCNDTAPVCALSDLSCDSAYSVVVTPCNEYSGCKRSCRAHTQNTAPCMPMNLMLDPKNSSCVSVSWTANNRAATYTVSALGDDGKHTCTTSRNSCDITGLPCGSTYEVSVTATSSFGQSLPSYSDSVETEPCCPLNLTVEQVTQAVTNVSWSHAKGAHTFITSLTSTRGHARCHTEDSHCLMGCITCGTNYTVTMEAYSHSGRMSNCTYQGFSSSACCPSGVRLYRMAGNSLRVYWRSAGSSHSYITEMTSSNNSYTCTASMGESSCDVGNVQCGDVYNVVVAPLTPEGSKVQFCPQRMYSVTCLGINVGSVIYRGKRSLD